The nucleotide window TGCCAATGAAGTTGGTTACAGTGGTACCACGGATGGCCGACAATGCTTTCCTATACAGTGAAATTAGACAGCGTCTGGCTGTCTGTTGATTGTTCTGtacactattcattttcttcaCATTGTCATGCCCTCAATTGTCTGGGGGTCAAAACAATGGGTCCATTGTGCCTTCACCATCCCAAAcactcatacgcacacacacacaaacgcagtcCTCCGCACACAGTATGACTCCAGAAGACACAATATTTTCATGGCACTGAACAGTGGGTCATGTCGAAGCATAGTTTGTTTGTGGCTATTCTCAAGAGTCTGAGGCAGAACAGAATGAAGAACCATCCACTTATTGGGATTTCAACAATGAAAGTGGAAAtacacaacaacaataacagaCAGAATCAAAACAGGCAAAAAAAATGGAGACGAATAGGAAGTAATCATCCAAGACGCATTCAATCCATAAGTACTGTCTATGTTCTATAGGAGCTAGAAGAGGCTCCGGTGGGCTGTTGTTGAGCACATTTGTGACACATTGTATTTGACCCTTTCTATACCTTTGTCTAATAGCTAGAAGGCTGGTGCGGTGACTGATGAACTATGCACTATGTCTGGAAACCCTGCTTTCATTGTGTCATTTACTTCTGTTAAATGACTATGTTTAAGTCTGGTTGTATTTTGGGGTTAGCAGATTTTTTAGGAGGGCTGTCTCTATCGCTTTTCCTCCCTTTCTCATCGTGGTGACTGGGTTCGGCTGAGGCACATTGCCAAATGAGACACAGGAAGTAAGCTCCgtcagcacgtgtgtgtgtgtcttttaatAACCCAGTCAAAAGCGTGGgatttccttctcctcctcaacaTTGTCATTAGATTGCTGTTTGGAAAACACTAACAGGGTCATGTTCCCTGTCGAGACAGTGAACCGTACCAATTACTCAGGGAGTTACTCAGTCCACAAAGCACTGCAAGAACCCACAGTGTATGTACGCAGCCGGAACCTTCTCCACTCTCAGAAACCATTTTTGAGTAGTGTGCTGCATCATGAATAATAATGCAAAACAACATTGAAAGCATAATGGGGCTTAAAAAGAGCGATAAATGAATGTCCTGAAAAATAGACAAGCGACAATGGAAACCGTAACACAGCTTTAACCAGGTGGTATAGCCTATGGCCCTCATTGTATTGATGGGAAATCAGTGGCTGCTTTCCTGTTTCCTGACATCAAATCGTCTCCAATAATCAATAATCACCCACGTCTCCATTACTGCACGAGGGCAAGACAGACATTGCAGTCAATACACACCATGCACTCCCTCTCCGGTCTTATCCGCTAGTAAGATTGagtcgtgtgtgggtgtgtaaatcCTGCTGTCTGGCAGAGGTAGGCAGTGTCAGTTTCCTATCTGTCGATACAGGAGTGCATAATACGCCTGACCCCTCAGTCGCATGACCAGACAGGATCGCTCGGCTCCCATATactctcacttacacacacacacactcatacgcacacacgtgcagggACGCTACGACAAGCTGAGGTAATCTGAGAATACCTGTTTAGCATTTTCCACTCCATGTCATTGGCATGTATTCAATGTATGCCTGTACAGTAGCACATCGGATCGCGTGTTCACTTTCAGGAGAGTGTCTTTGTTGTCTTAGTGGGGTCCACATTCTCTGTATTTAAAGAGTTAAAGCAACAGATGATGAGAATCACTTTAGCCTTGTTTGTCTTAAACTGAGGCCTGTGTGCAACACTCAAAGTAGTGTCAGAGTTTCTGTGATAAAAGCAAATTAGTCCCAACAAGTAACGTATTGTCCGACAAACTTGTTTATATAAAGCATTGTAAATCCATTCTAAAAAAGACATTAAAGATCACTTATTTTTTAGATGTGATCCTTCACACGAGGGTTGATAATctcacctctgaccccctcaaccccatctccctcttttcatctcttcGTCTCTTTCTTTTGCTCTGTCTTGCTCTCCCTTTATCCTCGCTGCAGGTGAAGAAGTATCAGCAGGCTGTCGTGGGCTTCCTGGAGTCTAATCGCATCTCCTTCCAGGAAGTAGACATCACTATGCTGGAGGACCAGAGGATGTGGATGTACCGGAACATTCCCCAGGAGAAGCAGCCACGAAAGGGCAACCCTCTCCCGCCGCAGATCTTCAACGGAGACCACTACTGTGGGGTGAGAGACTCCTCATTTTGTCCATGTGTTGCAGAGGTGGTTGGGGGAcagactgtggaagaaattgggatttcctgtgtgcttacattagtcactaatcaatagaactactcattggatactagttagtacgttctcatgtaagcttgctattaataagagtagattgtgtctatgtgtcagggttaatagatgttcggggtcaggagaatgGTGAGACCATACTTCCCTGAACAGCTCCCATTCCCTTGTTCCGGGAACTGAAGCGTAGACCATCACACAACCCTAGTAATAGACTACATAGACTATAGCCAAACCCTAGAGATTGAAGACCAATCAACCATCATCTTGTTTCCATGCTCACAAGAGGCCTAGTTGTGCTTAGCCACAGATGGTAGTTTACAAAACCAGCCTTGTCCCCAAGGCATAACGTCAAGATGATTTGAATGCTGTACAGTCATGGCTTAAATCCATGCCTTGTTGTGGCTGAAATCATTTTGAATGTGCTGCTTGGGTTTCTGTTTGCCTTTGTCAGCTATGTCGGAAAGGTATTTTGCCGAGTTTACTTTGAACTAGCTAAGATAAGAAAAGGCTAACATGGGCTTCAAATGGGCTTAGTTGAGTTAGCTAagcaagctaacgttagccgTTTTCTGCTCAATTTGCAGAACCCATGTGCTACACCATAATCCTGTTGTAATCTGCCTGCTCGATGAGGCGGATAAGCCAgtcaacctctctctttctgtctggccTTATAGCCTGCATAGGTAGTGGCCAGTGACACTAAAGTGTGGGCTTCTACGGGCTATATGGTAGTATATGGTAGCAGTAGTGAAGTATATGGTAGCGTTAGTGAATTCCGACTGATGGATAGTGTAATTCTGCATCCCTGTGATTTCCCATTGTCTCAGGACTACGAAGACTTCTTCCAGTCAAAAGAGAACAATACCGTATTTGCATTCCTGGGCCTTCATTCCCAACCCTCGGTGAAAGTAAGCCACGTACACAATCACATTCACCacttacataaaaaaaacagtactttcacattcacacaccctctcttctctttctttctttctctctttctttgccacCCCCTCGCTAATCTTCCCTATTGCCATTGTATAACAGTCAGCATACATCGTGTCCTTAGTTTGCTGCAAATATTTTCTCTTTCGGGTTGTCACTCCGTGtctccctgctgtctctctccctcatgacTCTGAGTCTAGCCTCTGAAATATTCATCGTTTGTGATTTGACTACAACTTTGCAGGGGTGCAAAAGTGACTTATTAAACTGTTGTCTCGGCAGTTTTAAATGACTAAAACAATGACCTTGTTCGAGTGTCTTTGCTTTTCCCCAGGAGACCCAGTGATAAAAGGTTACTATGAAAAGAGATCAAAAGAGCTCGGCGTTTGCTTTGAGATGTGTTGGATGAACTTACTAAACTGAATTTACTCCACTGCAGCTGTACAGTATATTATTTACTTCCTGCGCCAAATGTGATTAACATCATGATATtcgattggatttttgttttttttggtgaCGGTTGGTAGTAATAATAACTGACACACTCAAAAGTATGTTGCTGTAAGATGTCCAGCCAGTAGGAAACATTGCTCCTTGGATGATGTTgatataaataaacaaacagtgGCTCTG belongs to Osmerus eperlanus chromosome 8, fOsmEpe2.1, whole genome shotgun sequence and includes:
- the sh3bgrl2 gene encoding SH3 domain-binding glutamic acid-rich-like protein 2 → MVIKVYIASSSGSVAVKKYQQAVVGFLESNRISFQEVDITMLEDQRMWMYRNIPQEKQPRKGNPLPPQIFNGDHYCGDYEDFFQSKENNTVFAFLGLHSQPSVKDSES